One region of Kytococcus sedentarius DSM 20547 genomic DNA includes:
- the groL gene encoding chaperonin GroEL (60 kDa chaperone family; promotes refolding of misfolded polypeptides especially under stressful conditions; forms two stacked rings of heptamers to form a barrel-shaped 14mer; ends can be capped by GroES; misfolded proteins enter the barrel where they are refolded when GroES binds), translating into MAKTIAFNEEARRGLERGMNTLADAVKVTLGPKGRNVVLEKKWGAPTITNDGVSIAKEIELDEPYEHIGAELVKEVAKKTDDVAGDGTTTATVLAQAMVREGLRNVAAGANPMGLKRGIEQATKAVSDELLNMAKDIDTKDQIASTASISAADPEIGQVIAEAMDKVGKEGVITVEESNTFGIELELTEGMRFDKGYISPYFVTDTDRMEAVFEDPYILLVNSKIGAIKDLLPLLEKVMQSGKPLVIIAEDVEAEALATLIVNKVRGNFKSVAVKSPGFGDRRKAMLGDMAILTGGQVISEEVGLTLENAELDMLGTARKVVVTKDETTIVDGAGDDAQVQGRVNQIRAEIENSDSDYDREKLQERLAKLAGGVAVIKAGAATEVELKERKHRIEDAVRNAKAAVEEGIVAGGGVALLQAATKAFESLKLEGDEATGAEIVRVASSAPLKQIAINAGLEGGVVAEKVRGLKPGEGLNAATGEYVDMIAEGIIDPAKVTRSALQNAASIAALFLTTEAIVAEKPDNSSNNAGGGDMGDMGGMGF; encoded by the coding sequence ATGGCCAAGACCATTGCGTTCAACGAGGAGGCCCGCCGCGGCCTCGAGCGCGGCATGAACACCCTTGCCGACGCCGTGAAGGTGACGCTCGGCCCCAAGGGCCGCAACGTCGTGCTGGAGAAGAAGTGGGGCGCCCCCACCATCACCAACGACGGTGTCTCCATCGCCAAGGAGATCGAGCTCGACGAGCCCTACGAGCACATTGGTGCCGAGCTCGTGAAGGAGGTCGCCAAGAAGACCGACGACGTCGCCGGTGACGGTACGACGACGGCGACCGTCCTGGCCCAGGCGATGGTCCGCGAGGGCCTGCGCAACGTGGCCGCCGGCGCCAACCCGATGGGGCTGAAGCGCGGCATCGAGCAGGCCACCAAGGCCGTGTCCGACGAGCTGCTGAACATGGCCAAGGACATCGACACCAAGGACCAGATCGCCTCCACCGCGTCCATCTCGGCCGCGGACCCGGAGATCGGCCAGGTCATCGCCGAGGCGATGGACAAGGTCGGCAAGGAGGGCGTGATCACGGTCGAGGAGAGCAACACCTTCGGCATCGAGCTCGAGCTCACCGAGGGCATGCGCTTCGACAAGGGCTACATCTCCCCGTACTTCGTCACCGACACCGACCGCATGGAGGCGGTGTTCGAGGACCCGTACATCCTGCTGGTGAACTCGAAGATCGGCGCCATCAAGGACCTGCTGCCGCTGCTGGAGAAGGTCATGCAGTCCGGCAAGCCGCTGGTGATCATCGCCGAGGACGTCGAGGCCGAGGCCCTGGCGACCCTGATCGTCAACAAGGTGCGCGGCAACTTCAAGTCCGTCGCCGTGAAGTCCCCGGGCTTCGGTGACCGTCGCAAGGCGATGCTGGGCGACATGGCCATCCTCACCGGTGGCCAGGTCATCTCCGAGGAGGTCGGCCTGACCCTGGAGAACGCCGAGCTCGACATGCTGGGCACCGCCCGCAAGGTCGTCGTCACCAAGGACGAGACCACCATCGTGGACGGCGCCGGCGACGACGCCCAGGTGCAGGGTCGCGTGAACCAGATCCGCGCCGAGATCGAGAACTCGGACTCGGACTACGACCGCGAGAAGCTGCAGGAGCGCCTCGCCAAGCTGGCCGGCGGCGTGGCCGTCATCAAGGCCGGTGCGGCCACCGAGGTGGAGCTCAAGGAGCGCAAGCACCGCATCGAGGACGCCGTGCGCAACGCCAAGGCCGCCGTCGAGGAGGGCATCGTCGCCGGTGGTGGCGTGGCCCTGCTGCAGGCCGCCACCAAGGCGTTCGAGTCCCTGAAGCTCGAGGGCGACGAGGCCACCGGTGCCGAGATCGTCCGCGTGGCCTCCAGCGCTCCGCTGAAGCAGATCGCCATCAACGCCGGTCTCGAGGGCGGCGTCGTGGCCGAGAAGGTGCGCGGCCTCAAGCCCGGCGAGGGCCTGAACGCGGCCACCGGCGAGTACGTCGACATGATCGCCGAGGGCATCATCGACCCGGCCAAGGTGACCCGTTCCGCGCTGCAGAACGCGGCCTCCATCGCCGCGCTGTTCCTCACCACCGAGGCGATCGTGGCCGAGAAGCCCGACAACAGCAGCAACAACGCTGGCGGCGGCGACATGGGCGACATGGGCGGCATGGGCTTCTGA
- a CDS encoding DUF4031 domain-containing protein: protein MTLRIDAPVWPAHGTRFSHLVSDLSWRDAVGELQEFAARVGLDRRFFDGDHHDVPEDLHAACVAAGAVPTPGRELVRALMATGQRLPKRKDERCLDRRVDGLPGLELPHLLDVVRSPHRPVGDTTRGWVVLERDGAGGFTVVDGGTGSHGSARPVGHLRVWVPGGASPEGVELPGPGLRVRAGENRVVLVRLTEA, encoded by the coding sequence ATGACGCTCCGCATCGACGCCCCGGTGTGGCCCGCCCACGGCACCCGCTTCAGCCACCTGGTCAGCGACCTTTCCTGGCGCGACGCCGTGGGGGAGCTGCAGGAGTTCGCCGCACGGGTGGGGCTGGACCGGCGCTTCTTCGACGGTGACCACCACGACGTGCCGGAGGACCTGCACGCCGCGTGCGTGGCCGCCGGCGCCGTGCCGACGCCCGGCCGGGAGCTGGTGCGGGCACTGATGGCGACCGGGCAGCGCCTGCCCAAGCGCAAGGACGAACGGTGCCTGGACCGTCGCGTGGACGGCCTGCCCGGCCTCGAGCTCCCGCACCTGCTCGATGTGGTGCGCTCACCCCATCGGCCTGTGGGGGACACGACACGGGGCTGGGTGGTGCTGGAGCGCGATGGGGCCGGTGGGTTCACCGTGGTGGACGGGGGCACCGGGAGCCACGGGTCCGCGAGGCCGGTGGGGCACCTGCGGGTGTGGGTGCCGGGTGGGGCCTCGCCCGAGGGGGTGGAGCTGCCGGGGCCGGGCCTCCGGGTGCGCGCGGGGGAGAACCGCGTGGTGCTGGTGCGGCTGACGGAGGCCTGA
- a CDS encoding HAD-IA family hydrolase translates to MPTPRPSTVRLLLLDADAVIQRMPDTWRDDALAHLAAGWGASAEDLAADTALWGRTRAVLDEIFVAEVSLLSGGEDDPTFPEVIATVLDDHDNSADPEATAALWHNTVALEEERAMVVAARQRGLRVAMATNQQPHRAAWLDESRAFAEISDVVYTSSGLGAAKPDPEFFRRILAAEADAGFPVRPEEVVFVDDRPDNVAGAAEVGITARDYHFDQGPEMFAEVLQSTGVLLLSMHDGPSDPAV, encoded by the coding sequence ATGCCGACCCCTCGCCCGTCCACCGTGCGCCTGCTGCTGCTGGACGCCGATGCCGTGATCCAGCGGATGCCCGACACCTGGCGCGACGACGCCCTGGCCCACCTCGCGGCCGGATGGGGTGCCTCGGCCGAGGACCTGGCCGCCGACACCGCGCTGTGGGGCCGCACGCGCGCCGTGCTCGACGAGATCTTCGTGGCCGAGGTGTCGCTGCTCTCCGGCGGTGAGGACGACCCGACCTTCCCCGAGGTCATCGCCACCGTCCTGGACGACCACGACAACTCCGCCGACCCCGAGGCGACCGCTGCTCTGTGGCACAACACGGTGGCTCTGGAGGAGGAGCGCGCGATGGTGGTCGCGGCCCGCCAGCGCGGTCTGCGGGTGGCCATGGCCACCAACCAGCAGCCCCACCGCGCCGCGTGGTTGGACGAGAGCCGCGCCTTCGCCGAGATCAGCGACGTCGTCTACACCTCCTCGGGCTTGGGGGCGGCGAAGCCGGACCCGGAGTTCTTCCGCCGCATCCTGGCCGCGGAGGCCGACGCCGGCTTCCCCGTGCGTCCCGAGGAGGTTGTCTTCGTGGACGACCGCCCGGACAACGTGGCCGGCGCCGCCGAGGTGGGCATCACCGCCCGGGACTACCACTTCGACCAGGGGCCGGAGATGTTCGCCGAGGTGCTCCAGTCCACCGGGGTGCTCCTGCTCTCGATGCACGACGGGCCGTCCGACCCGGCCGTGTGA
- a CDS encoding transporter substrate-binding domain-containing protein — MTTRRRTLIAALAAASLGMAACGGDEDNSGGGEDGANTLEKLKEEGTITIGYAGEEPYSFQNDDGELTGATVAIDKKVFNELGIENVEGKQVAWEALIPGLAKGEFDAISAGMSILPERCEKAAFADPTIMYTTALMVPEGNPEGLSTLQDVADAGLTLAVTNGAIEQGYAEDMGIDTQVVSDMPDGMDAVANQRADVFALTGISLRAMAENNPDAGVEVTEPFTAVVDGVEQVGAGSTVFRKDDTELLKAYNEELASIVGEEQAFVDTVGEFGFTDAERPQGDITTEQLCNGELPEAEGSGEEGSESGDSGSEESPESEDSGSDES; from the coding sequence ATGACGACGCGACGCCGCACACTGATCGCCGCACTCGCCGCTGCCAGCCTGGGAATGGCGGCGTGCGGGGGCGATGAGGACAACTCCGGCGGGGGTGAGGACGGGGCAAACACCCTCGAGAAGCTGAAGGAGGAGGGCACCATCACCATCGGTTACGCCGGTGAGGAGCCCTACTCCTTCCAGAACGACGACGGGGAGCTCACCGGGGCCACCGTGGCCATCGACAAGAAGGTCTTCAACGAGCTCGGCATCGAGAACGTCGAGGGCAAGCAGGTGGCCTGGGAGGCACTCATCCCGGGCCTCGCCAAGGGTGAGTTCGACGCGATCAGCGCCGGCATGTCCATCCTGCCCGAGCGCTGCGAGAAGGCTGCCTTCGCCGACCCGACGATCATGTACACCACCGCCCTGATGGTGCCCGAGGGCAACCCGGAGGGCCTGTCCACCCTGCAGGACGTCGCCGACGCCGGTCTCACGCTGGCGGTCACCAACGGCGCCATTGAGCAGGGGTACGCCGAGGACATGGGCATCGACACCCAGGTGGTCTCCGACATGCCCGACGGCATGGACGCCGTGGCCAACCAGCGTGCCGACGTGTTCGCGCTGACCGGCATCTCGCTGCGCGCGATGGCGGAGAACAACCCCGACGCCGGGGTCGAGGTGACCGAGCCGTTCACCGCCGTGGTCGATGGGGTGGAGCAGGTCGGTGCCGGGTCCACCGTCTTCCGCAAGGACGACACCGAGCTGCTGAAGGCCTACAACGAGGAGCTCGCCTCCATCGTCGGCGAGGAGCAGGCCTTCGTGGACACCGTGGGCGAGTTCGGCTTCACCGACGCCGAGCGTCCGCAGGGCGACATCACCACCGAGCAGCTGTGCAACGGCGAGCTGCCGGAGGCGGAGGGTTCCGGTGAGGAGGGTTCCGAGTCCGGTGACTCCGGCTCCGAGGAGAGCCCCGAGTCCGAGGACTCGGGCTCCGACGAGAGCTGA
- the rpmG gene encoding 50S ribosomal protein L33 — MGAFGDELGVGSGGGVHGVLSGPVRGVWSGLSGGPDEARDGAAIGGEPIRGGRSGKHGGALNASRNANRYQLALTVAHGTTGHPHQGPAPFHGGNGLRVHHREDRRNSPDRLELRRFDPVVCQHVLFREAR; from the coding sequence ATGGGCGCGTTCGGCGACGAGCTCGGGGTCGGGAGTGGGGGTGGAGTCCATGGTGTCCTCTCGGGGCCGGTCCGGGGGGTGTGGAGTGGTCTCTCCGGTGGGCCGGATGAGGCTCGGGACGGCGCAGCCATCGGCGGTGAGCCGATCCGAGGGGGTCGGTCAGGAAAGCACGGGGGGGCCCTGAACGCAAGCAGGAATGCGAATCGTTATCAATTAGCGTTGACTGTTGCGCATGGCACGACAGGACATCCGCATCAAGGTCCAGCTCCGTTCCACGGCGGGAACGGGCTACGCGTACATCACCGAGAAGACCGCCGGAACAGCCCGGACCGGCTGGAGCTGCGTCGGTTCGACCCCGTGGTCTGCCAGCACGTCCTCTTCCGGGAGGCCCGCTGA
- a CDS encoding type II toxin-antitoxin system PemK/MazF family toxin has product MTVHPGDVWWLEPARTVGREQAGRRPAVVVSGEEYLATVTTLAGVVPVTTTDRGWPNHVPLTGAPGLPEHSFAMSEQLTTVSRDRFVHRSGVVDATCLEAVRRWVVDGLV; this is encoded by the coding sequence ATGACCGTCCACCCGGGGGACGTCTGGTGGCTCGAGCCTGCTCGGACGGTGGGGCGGGAGCAGGCCGGGCGTCGTCCCGCCGTGGTGGTGAGCGGCGAGGAGTACCTGGCCACGGTGACCACACTGGCCGGCGTCGTGCCTGTGACCACCACTGACCGCGGATGGCCCAACCACGTGCCGCTCACCGGTGCTCCGGGGTTGCCGGAGCACTCCTTCGCGATGTCCGAGCAGTTGACCACCGTGAGTCGGGACCGGTTCGTGCACCGCTCCGGTGTGGTGGACGCTACCTGTCTGGAGGCGGTGCGGCGGTGGGTCGTTGACGGGCTGGTGTAA
- a CDS encoding ribbon-helix-helix protein, with translation MSLTTIKVDHDLRDRLRTAAAARGQSMGAHIAALLDEEDRRARFAAVREAMAASPPDAAYRVEAEEWQADTGE, from the coding sequence ATGAGCCTCACCACCATCAAGGTCGACCACGATCTGCGCGACCGGTTGCGCACCGCGGCTGCGGCACGCGGGCAGTCGATGGGTGCCCACATCGCCGCGCTGCTCGACGAGGAGGACCGCCGCGCCCGCTTCGCCGCGGTGCGCGAGGCGATGGCCGCGAGTCCCCCGGACGCCGCCTACCGGGTCGAGGCCGAGGAGTGGCAGGCGGACACGGGGGAATGA
- a CDS encoding uracil-DNA glycosylase yields the protein MNDAPTFAGRVHDSWVPVLEPAAETLAELGTFLRAETAAGRGYLPPGDSILRAFTLPLDAVRVLIVGQDPYPTPGHAVGLSFSVAPDVRPIPRSLQNIYTELVEDTGCPRPSTGDLTPWFERGVMLLNRCLTVRPGAPASHRGKGWERITQLAIGALAQRARDGQPLAAVLWGRDARDLAPHLAPMPCVESPHPSPLSASRGFFGSRPFTRTNELLAQQGADPIDWRLP from the coding sequence GTGAACGACGCTCCCACCTTCGCCGGCCGGGTCCACGACTCGTGGGTGCCCGTCCTCGAGCCCGCCGCCGAGACGCTGGCGGAACTCGGCACCTTCCTGCGCGCCGAGACCGCCGCCGGCCGCGGCTACCTCCCGCCGGGCGACAGCATCCTGCGCGCCTTCACCCTGCCCCTCGATGCGGTGCGCGTCCTCATCGTCGGCCAGGACCCCTACCCCACCCCCGGCCACGCGGTGGGCCTGAGCTTCTCCGTGGCCCCGGACGTCCGGCCCATCCCGCGCTCGCTGCAGAACATCTACACCGAGCTGGTCGAGGACACCGGCTGCCCACGCCCCTCCACCGGCGACCTGACCCCGTGGTTCGAGCGCGGCGTCATGCTGCTCAACCGTTGCCTCACGGTCCGCCCCGGCGCCCCCGCCTCACACCGCGGCAAGGGCTGGGAGCGCATCACCCAGCTCGCCATCGGTGCCCTGGCGCAGCGCGCCCGCGACGGTCAACCGCTGGCCGCCGTCCTCTGGGGCCGCGACGCCCGCGACCTGGCCCCCCACCTGGCCCCGATGCCGTGCGTCGAGTCCCCGCACCCCTCCCCCCTGAGCGCCAGCCGGGGCTTCTTCGGCTCCCGCCCCTTCACCCGCACCAACGAGCTCCTCGCGCAGCAGGGTGCCGACCCCATCGACTGGAGACTGCCGTGA
- a CDS encoding HD domain-containing protein, giving the protein MSTPWTYDVLLARWRHTLTVLCTPRDEGQTLSGGQDLLARWGEPHRGYHDLQHLRETLAALEELVAAEEGGADGADAHTVALGELALWFHDAVYDPRARGTRNERDSAQLAREVLTSLGAATSVADEVARLVLLTADHRVEDPTDTAGRLVSDADLWILAAPPGRYASYTASVRQEYRHVPGVLFRRGRRTVLEGLLTTGTPYVTDHARDVWGPRALANMQAEILQLS; this is encoded by the coding sequence GTGAGCACTCCGTGGACGTACGACGTCCTGCTGGCCCGCTGGCGCCACACCCTCACCGTCCTGTGCACGCCCCGGGACGAGGGCCAGACACTGTCGGGTGGGCAGGACCTGCTGGCCCGATGGGGTGAGCCGCACCGCGGGTACCACGACCTGCAGCACCTGCGCGAGACCTTGGCGGCCCTCGAAGAACTCGTGGCCGCCGAGGAGGGTGGCGCCGACGGGGCCGACGCCCACACCGTGGCGCTGGGCGAGCTGGCCCTGTGGTTCCACGACGCGGTGTACGACCCGCGGGCCCGCGGCACCCGGAACGAGCGGGACTCCGCGCAGCTCGCCCGGGAGGTGCTGACGAGCCTCGGCGCGGCCACGTCCGTGGCCGACGAGGTGGCCCGGCTGGTGCTGCTGACGGCCGACCACCGGGTGGAGGACCCCACCGACACCGCCGGACGGCTGGTCAGCGACGCCGACCTGTGGATCCTGGCGGCGCCGCCGGGGCGGTACGCGAGCTACACCGCATCGGTCCGGCAGGAGTACCGGCACGTCCCCGGGGTGCTGTTCCGACGGGGGCGACGCACGGTGCTGGAGGGCCTGCTCACCACCGGGACGCCCTACGTGACCGACCACGCCCGGGACGTGTGGGGACCGCGGGCCCTGGCCAACATGCAGGCGGAGATCCTGCAACTGAGCTGA
- a CDS encoding HelD family protein yields MDSTPTPDPELVAERAHLAAARAAMGRMRQRTLALTAQGADAQTAEYLKATFHRRAIALTDDPHTTLFFGRIDLAPGHGTDPLAHAAETWHLGRRHVTDEEGDPLVIDWRAEVATAYYRASTTDPMGVSLRRRFGVEGGQLTGYEDEALLTSDADGDAAGQDTASELLAREIERSRTGPMRDIVSTIQPEQDVIVRADAATTVCVQGAPGTGKTAVGLHRVAWLLYAHSARMARGGALVIGPNRAFLEHVGQVLPALGEVEVGHTTIEELLEIVPTGQEPAEVSTLKGDARMAEVVHRAIWGHIAEPTEPLVVPRGSRRWRVPAYEVRELLEELCTRGVRYSAAREMLARRLAHRVLVQMEAAGDSPDDRVADAVARSTPVKASVRSLWPVLDPARVVFELLSDPAVLARAAEGVLTAEEQALLLWETAPRSPRSARWTIADIALLDEARDAVERTASHAHVVLDEAQDLSPMQLRAVGRRASTGALTVLGDIAQGTTPWATASWDETLHHLGAEGSHVEELVRGFRVPAAVIELAARLLPHIANGLRAPEAVRSNRGDLAFTAVEGGGDEAGGAPGEALLDAVRGAAGRALAREGTVGVIVPGAWTDAVTAALEGVEGGTALDDAAPARCTVLPAGTAKGLEFDRVVVVEPARVVADEPDHRTGLRRLYVVLTRAVSGLEVVHAAPLPPELGEG; encoded by the coding sequence ATGGACTCCACCCCCACTCCCGACCCCGAGCTCGTCGCCGAACGCGCCCATCTGGCGGCGGCGCGCGCCGCGATGGGGCGGATGCGGCAGCGGACCCTGGCCCTGACCGCCCAGGGCGCCGACGCGCAGACTGCCGAGTACCTCAAGGCAACCTTCCATCGCCGCGCCATCGCGCTGACCGACGACCCACACACGACGCTCTTCTTCGGCCGCATCGACCTGGCCCCCGGCCACGGCACCGACCCGCTGGCCCACGCCGCCGAGACTTGGCACCTGGGGCGGCGGCACGTCACCGACGAGGAGGGCGACCCGCTCGTCATCGACTGGCGCGCCGAGGTCGCCACCGCCTACTACCGCGCGTCGACCACCGACCCGATGGGGGTGAGCCTGCGCCGCCGCTTCGGCGTGGAGGGGGGCCAGCTGACCGGGTACGAGGACGAGGCCCTGCTGACCAGCGACGCGGACGGGGACGCCGCGGGCCAGGACACCGCATCGGAGCTGCTGGCCCGGGAGATCGAGCGCTCGCGCACCGGGCCCATGCGCGACATCGTCTCGACGATCCAGCCCGAGCAGGACGTCATCGTCCGCGCCGATGCCGCCACCACCGTGTGCGTCCAGGGGGCGCCGGGCACGGGCAAGACCGCTGTCGGCCTGCACCGCGTGGCCTGGCTGTTGTACGCCCACTCCGCCCGGATGGCGCGCGGCGGCGCCCTGGTCATCGGGCCCAACCGGGCCTTCCTGGAGCACGTGGGGCAGGTGCTGCCGGCCCTGGGCGAGGTGGAGGTGGGGCACACCACCATCGAGGAGCTGCTGGAGATCGTGCCGACCGGGCAGGAGCCGGCGGAGGTCTCGACACTCAAGGGCGACGCGCGCATGGCCGAGGTGGTGCACCGGGCGATCTGGGGCCACATCGCCGAGCCGACCGAGCCGCTCGTGGTGCCGCGCGGGTCGCGGCGGTGGCGCGTGCCCGCGTACGAGGTGCGCGAGCTGCTCGAGGAGCTGTGCACGCGAGGGGTGCGGTACTCCGCGGCCCGGGAGATGCTCGCGCGCCGCCTGGCCCACCGGGTGCTCGTGCAGATGGAGGCCGCCGGTGACTCCCCCGACGACCGGGTGGCCGACGCGGTGGCGCGCTCGACGCCGGTGAAGGCGTCGGTGAGGTCGCTCTGGCCGGTGCTCGACCCGGCCCGCGTGGTCTTCGAGCTGCTCTCGGACCCCGCCGTGCTGGCCCGGGCCGCCGAGGGCGTCCTGACCGCCGAGGAGCAGGCGCTGCTGCTGTGGGAGACGGCGCCCCGCAGCCCCCGGTCCGCCCGGTGGACGATCGCCGACATCGCGCTGCTGGACGAGGCCCGCGACGCGGTGGAGCGCACCGCCAGCCACGCGCACGTGGTGCTCGACGAGGCGCAGGACCTCTCCCCCATGCAGCTGCGGGCGGTGGGGCGCCGGGCCAGCACCGGGGCACTCACGGTGCTCGGTGACATCGCGCAGGGCACCACGCCGTGGGCCACCGCCTCGTGGGACGAGACGCTGCACCACCTGGGGGCCGAGGGGTCTCACGTGGAGGAGCTGGTGCGCGGCTTCCGCGTGCCGGCGGCGGTGATCGAGCTCGCCGCGCGCCTGCTGCCGCACATCGCGAACGGGCTCCGTGCGCCGGAGGCGGTGCGCTCGAATCGTGGCGACCTCGCGTTCACGGCGGTGGAGGGTGGCGGCGACGAGGCGGGCGGCGCGCCGGGCGAGGCGCTGCTGGACGCCGTCCGTGGGGCCGCCGGGCGGGCGCTGGCGCGCGAGGGGACCGTCGGCGTCATCGTGCCCGGGGCCTGGACCGATGCGGTGACGGCCGCCCTCGAAGGGGTCGAGGGCGGCACGGCCCTGGACGACGCGGCGCCGGCGCGCTGCACCGTGCTGCCGGCCGGCACGGCCAAGGGCCTGGAGTTCGACCGCGTCGTCGTGGTGGAACCGGCCCGCGTGGTGGCCGATGAGCCGGACCACCGCACCGGGTTGCGCCGCCTCTACGTGGTGCTCACGCGCGCGGTGAGCGGGCTCGAGGTGGTGCACGCCGCGCCGCTGCCCCCGGAGCTCGGCGAGGGCTGA
- a CDS encoding DUF3263 domain-containing protein yields MGAAEQTAGAADAQAGGLSARDREILTFERQSWRYAGAKEQEIRELFGMTTTQYHQRLNQLLDSEAALAADPLLVKRLRRQRDARHTTRLAARNRTHTQ; encoded by the coding sequence ATGGGAGCAGCTGAGCAGACCGCGGGGGCCGCCGACGCGCAGGCAGGGGGCCTGTCGGCGCGCGACCGCGAGATCCTCACCTTCGAGCGGCAGTCGTGGCGGTACGCCGGGGCCAAGGAGCAGGAGATCCGCGAGCTGTTCGGCATGACCACCACCCAGTACCACCAACGCCTGAACCAGCTGCTGGACTCCGAGGCCGCGCTCGCCGCCGACCCGCTGCTGGTCAAGCGCCTGCGCCGCCAGCGCGACGCCCGCCACACCACGCGGCTGGCGGCGCGGAACCGCACGCACACGCAGTGA
- a CDS encoding type B 50S ribosomal protein L31: protein MKKDIHPDDHPVVFRDADAGFAFLTRSTTTPSRTIEWEDGNVYPVVDVEVSSASHPFYTGRQRAMDTAGRVERFRQPYGGRR, encoded by the coding sequence ATGAAGAAGGACATCCACCCCGACGACCACCCGGTCGTGTTCCGTGACGCCGATGCGGGGTTCGCGTTCCTGACGCGTTCGACCACCACGCCGAGCCGCACCATCGAGTGGGAGGACGGCAACGTCTACCCCGTGGTCGACGTCGAGGTCTCCAGCGCCAGCCACCCCTTCTACACCGGGCGCCAGCGGGCCATGGACACCGCCGGCCGCGTGGAGCGCTTCCGCCAGCCGTACGGGGGCCGCCGGTGA
- a CDS encoding DNA-3-methyladenine glycosylase I, with translation MSGGGVTASGRDAGQGTAGEGAAPGLPAGSEVVVGADGLARTPWGDSSDLMRHYYDTEWGLPVRDEAGLFERLTLEAFQSGLSWATILRKRPAFREAFAGFGPDAVAAFGEGDVERLMADARIVRNRRKVEAAVTNARATVALREGGGLADFVWSFRPAETPRPLRVAEVPTQSAESVALSKALKQRGFAFVGPTTMYALMEAIGMVDTHLVGSHRRGTSGVWPD, from the coding sequence ATGAGCGGCGGGGGCGTCACCGCATCGGGGCGGGATGCGGGGCAGGGCACCGCGGGCGAGGGGGCGGCACCGGGGTTGCCGGCGGGCTCCGAGGTGGTGGTGGGCGCCGACGGGCTGGCGCGCACTCCGTGGGGCGACTCCAGCGACCTGATGCGCCACTACTACGACACCGAGTGGGGCCTGCCGGTCCGGGACGAGGCCGGGCTGTTCGAGCGGCTGACGCTGGAGGCCTTCCAGTCCGGGCTCTCGTGGGCGACCATCCTGCGCAAACGGCCGGCCTTCCGGGAGGCCTTCGCCGGGTTCGGCCCCGATGCCGTGGCGGCCTTCGGCGAGGGGGACGTCGAGCGTCTGATGGCCGACGCCCGCATCGTGCGCAACCGGCGCAAGGTCGAGGCGGCGGTGACCAATGCCCGGGCCACCGTGGCCCTGCGCGAGGGCGGCGGCCTGGCGGACTTCGTGTGGTCCTTCCGGCCCGCCGAGACGCCGCGGCCGCTGCGCGTGGCCGAGGTGCCCACGCAGTCCGCGGAGTCGGTGGCGCTGTCGAAGGCGCTCAAGCAGCGCGGCTTCGCCTTCGTGGGGCCCACGACGATGTACGCGCTGATGGAGGCCATCGGGATGGTGGACACCCACCTGGTGGGCTCGCACCGCCGCGGCACCAGCGGGGTCTGGCCGGACTGA
- a CDS encoding alpha-ketoglutarate-dependent dioxygenase AlkB family protein: MTAVGALFGDETLPRPAQEVAPGCHWVPGWLDAGQQAWVVRQYRRWAAGPVPAHRPAVRGGRMSVTMVPFGWVWTSAGYARTGEQDAAPLPVPDWMVRLYRRAVVATGFDGWAEAAPDVALVNHYRPDASMGMHRDADELTEAPVVSLSVGDACTFRFGSTETRTRPWTDIRLESGDLVVFGGPARRAFHGVPRIHPGTAGPQVAAAQAEAELPGRLNITLRVTGLQR; this comes from the coding sequence GTGACCGCCGTGGGCGCCCTGTTCGGCGACGAGACCCTCCCCCGCCCCGCGCAGGAGGTGGCGCCCGGCTGCCACTGGGTGCCCGGATGGCTCGATGCGGGGCAGCAGGCCTGGGTGGTGCGGCAGTACCGCCGCTGGGCGGCCGGGCCCGTCCCGGCGCACCGACCGGCCGTGCGCGGCGGGCGGATGAGCGTGACGATGGTCCCCTTCGGGTGGGTGTGGACCTCCGCCGGCTACGCACGGACCGGTGAGCAGGACGCGGCCCCGCTGCCGGTGCCGGACTGGATGGTGCGCCTCTACCGCCGGGCGGTGGTCGCCACCGGCTTCGACGGATGGGCCGAGGCCGCGCCCGACGTCGCCCTGGTGAACCACTACCGGCCCGATGCCTCGATGGGGATGCACCGCGACGCCGACGAGCTCACCGAGGCACCGGTCGTCTCGCTGTCGGTGGGTGACGCGTGCACCTTCCGCTTCGGCAGTACCGAGACCCGCACGCGGCCGTGGACCGACATCCGGCTGGAGAGCGGTGACCTGGTGGTCTTCGGGGGCCCCGCACGGCGCGCCTTCCACGGGGTGCCGCGGATCCACCCGGGCACCGCCGGGCCGCAGGTGGCGGCCGCGCAGGCCGAGGCGGAGCTGCCCGGGCGGCTGAACATCACCCTGCGCGTCACGGGGCTCCAGCGATGA